In the genome of Spirochaetia bacterium, one region contains:
- the lptB gene encoding LPS export ABC transporter ATP-binding protein: MTRPQKFSHLLEIKNLKKSYGKKQVVKGISFSVRSGEIIGLLGPNGAGKTTTFYMVVGFLKAQGGQIRIDGEDITKLQMYQRSQRGISYLPQEPSIFRKLTVEDNLRLVIQTRTDLSKAEKKEAEERLLENFGLQDLRKQYGDTLSGGERRRTEIARALAINPHFLLLDEPFAGIDPKAVSDIKRIVRQLSQRGIGILLTDHNVRDALAITTCSHIINEGTILVSGGKEELLADEVARDIYFGTAFEED; this comes from the coding sequence ATGACTAGACCGCAGAAATTTTCACATTTGCTTGAAATTAAAAATCTGAAGAAAAGCTATGGGAAAAAACAAGTAGTCAAAGGTATTTCCTTTTCTGTCAGAAGCGGCGAGATCATAGGTCTGCTTGGTCCCAATGGAGCAGGAAAAACAACTACCTTCTATATGGTCGTAGGTTTTCTGAAAGCCCAAGGCGGGCAGATTCGGATAGATGGAGAAGACATTACCAAACTGCAGATGTACCAACGTTCACAACGAGGCATATCATATCTGCCACAGGAACCGAGTATTTTCCGAAAGTTGACAGTAGAAGACAATCTTCGCCTTGTCATCCAGACACGGACCGATCTCAGCAAAGCAGAAAAAAAAGAAGCAGAAGAAAGACTGCTTGAAAATTTCGGCTTGCAGGATTTGCGCAAGCAGTACGGTGACACACTTTCAGGAGGAGAACGTCGTAGGACTGAAATTGCACGGGCTTTGGCCATAAATCCCCATTTCCTGCTCCTTGATGAGCCTTTTGCAGGAATTGACCCCAAAGCAGTAAGTGATATAAAAAGAATTGTGCGCCAACTTTCCCAACGTGGCATCGGTATCCTGCTTACTGACCACAATGTCAGGGATGCCCTTGCAATAACCACTTGTTCACATATAATAAACGAGGGTACCATCTTGGTAAGCGGCGGCAAGGAAGAACTGCTTGCCGATGAGGTTGCAAGGGA
- a CDS encoding SoxR reducing system RseC family protein: MSMKVVVATMYEKVEVKQKNNDGTVEVACPTSACKGCKGNSFCNVKGKTFQAMIDKQLQAEIKPGDKVNVYLPPAKTIRTTFITLMIPLMMFPLFYFLFPLKADFARFLVSVGGVGVGFAGVGIYFHLRKKRYYPHVISREDDRI, translated from the coding sequence ATGTCCATGAAGGTAGTGGTAGCAACGATGTATGAAAAAGTAGAAGTAAAACAAAAGAACAATGACGGTACGGTCGAAGTGGCCTGCCCTACAAGTGCCTGCAAAGGATGTAAAGGCAACTCATTCTGCAACGTCAAAGGCAAGACTTTTCAAGCCATGATTGATAAACAACTACAGGCGGAAATAAAGCCAGGGGACAAAGTCAACGTATACCTCCCGCCTGCAAAGACAATAAGAACGACTTTCATCACCCTGATGATACCTTTGATGATGTTCCCACTATTCTATTTTCTGTTCCCACTCAAGGCAGATTTTGCGAGGTTCCTTGTTTCGGTAGGAGGCGTTGGTGTAGGTTTTGCTGGAGTCGGCATCTATTTTCATCTCAGAAAGAAAAGATACTACCCTCATGTCATTTCCCGAGAAGATGACAGGATTTGA
- the lptC gene encoding LPS export ABC transporter periplasmic protein LptC encodes MARRCKVRWISLVMLCAMALVLSASCSFVAQDTDARPKPAQHPDLQLTDGSYTLSQAGTAPVTVVAKNIEIYGKAHKALMDNLSFTQYDSDGVLKMQGKADYCSLDTDSYSAQLDGNIFLELPERKFSIDCSSLDWDNSSKVLSSTKGKVSVTFNGNDTITGTGFSGNLATRTFEFATLEKGELHEE; translated from the coding sequence ATGGCAAGAAGGTGCAAGGTCCGGTGGATTTCTCTGGTAATGCTTTGTGCCATGGCTCTTGTCTTGTCTGCGTCCTGCTCCTTTGTTGCCCAAGACACAGATGCAAGGCCAAAACCGGCACAGCATCCGGACCTTCAGCTTACTGACGGCAGTTATACACTTTCGCAAGCAGGAACAGCACCTGTAACTGTAGTAGCCAAAAATATAGAAATCTATGGGAAGGCACATAAAGCCTTGATGGACAACCTCAGCTTCACGCAATATGATAGTGACGGCGTCTTGAAAATGCAAGGTAAGGCTGATTACTGTAGTCTCGATACAGACAGCTACAGTGCGCAGCTGGATGGCAACATTTTTCTTGAATTGCCTGAAAGAAAATTTTCAATAGATTGTTCATCGTTGGATTGGGACAACTCCTCTAAAGTGCTCTCCAGCACAAAAGGCAAAGTATCGGTAACATTCAACGGAAATGATACGATAACAGGTACTGGTTTTTCAGGTAATCTTGCAACAAGGACATTTGAATTTGCGACACTTGAGAAAGGAGAATTGCATGAAGAATAA
- a CDS encoding manganese efflux pump MntP family protein, whose product MGTTELILIAIGLSMDAFATSICKGLCMKKINYGQTFIIALFFGGFQALMPLLGWFLGSRLQSIISTYDHWVVFALLSFIGIRMIRESLAKDKEENCTVRLDLKELLMLAIATSIDALAVGIGLALLPGMDITRAILVIGFITFAISFVGVMIGNRFGTRFKNKAETAGGILLVLIGLKILLQHLGFIHF is encoded by the coding sequence ATGGGAACGACTGAACTTATTCTGATTGCCATAGGCTTGTCAATGGATGCTTTCGCAACCTCAATCTGCAAGGGCCTATGCATGAAAAAGATTAATTATGGACAGACTTTTATCATAGCCCTGTTCTTCGGAGGGTTCCAAGCCCTCATGCCCCTGCTTGGTTGGTTCCTTGGAAGCCGGCTGCAATCCATCATTTCCACCTATGACCATTGGGTGGTATTTGCACTGCTGTCCTTCATAGGTATCAGGATGATCAGGGAATCATTGGCAAAAGACAAGGAAGAAAACTGTACTGTCAGACTTGACCTGAAAGAGCTCCTTATGCTTGCAATAGCAACAAGCATAGATGCCCTTGCCGTCGGCATAGGATTAGCCCTGCTCCCTGGTATGGATATAACACGGGCAATCCTTGTCATCGGATTCATTACTTTCGCCATCTCTTTCGTCGGTGTCATGATAGGCAACAGATTCGGTACGCGTTTCAAAAACAAGGCAGAAACTGCGGGGGGAATCCTATTGGTACTCATAGGACTGAAAATCCTACTCCAGCATCTGGGTTTCATCCATTTTTGA
- a CDS encoding YmdB family metallophosphoesterase yields MRILCLGEIVGKPGATVIKSQLRKLKAKRHIDVTIANGEGMTNGFGLGKNHAIKLLKSGIDIITGGEKIFYKIDMVDFISKTGYVLRPANYPPNVPGKGIKYLEVGETKLAIINLLGLSDFPRLHLGNPFSLAQYMVDKAKESTPYILVQFHASTTAEKNTMGYLLAGKAGAVVGTHSKALTSDARILEGGTAFITDNGMCGSTLSVGGFEATNEIDQFITAVPRRSKECWDSLQLQGVIVTLGEDGKAEGIETLRTDVHEGSGSNDV; encoded by the coding sequence ATGAGAATATTATGCCTGGGTGAAATCGTAGGCAAACCGGGAGCAACGGTAATTAAAAGCCAACTCAGAAAACTCAAGGCTAAACGGCATATAGATGTAACAATAGCAAATGGCGAGGGCATGACCAATGGGTTCGGACTTGGTAAAAATCATGCAATCAAGCTGTTGAAAAGTGGCATTGACATCATTACCGGTGGGGAAAAAATCTTCTATAAGATTGATATGGTCGACTTTATCAGCAAAACAGGCTATGTACTCCGTCCGGCAAACTATCCGCCGAATGTGCCGGGAAAAGGTATCAAATACCTTGAAGTCGGAGAAACAAAGCTCGCAATCATCAATCTGCTCGGCCTTTCTGATTTTCCGCGCCTCCATCTTGGCAACCCCTTTTCACTGGCACAATACATGGTAGACAAAGCAAAAGAAAGTACGCCTTATATATTGGTACAGTTCCATGCTTCAACGACGGCTGAAAAAAATACAATGGGCTATCTGCTGGCAGGAAAAGCAGGTGCTGTCGTCGGGACACACTCAAAAGCACTGACCAGTGATGCAAGAATCCTTGAAGGAGGTACCGCCTTCATTACAGACAACGGAATGTGTGGGTCAACTCTTTCCGTAGGAGGTTTTGAAGCGACCAATGAAATTGATCAGTTCATCACTGCGGTACCAAGACGAAGCAAGGAATGTTGGGATTCCCTCCAATTGCAGGGAGTTATCGTAACATTAGGTGAAGATGGAAAAGCAGAGGGAATAGAAACCCTCAGAACAGATGTCCATGAAGGTAGTGGTAGCAACGATGTATGA